The Neorhodopirellula lusitana genome contains a region encoding:
- a CDS encoding MFS transporter, producing MKSYKTNALIYSTIVAMGGFLFGLDAALISGTIDYITAEFSLTPEQLGTAVSAPALGVLVALPFAGYICNQFGRKKAILLIAVLYLISAICSALAPTYWTLVAARFLGGLAFSSISLASMYIGEIAPPKLRGKLVSMTQINIVIGLSGAYFVNYLINHWATSGAPWVVNMGLDTSTWRWMLGSEVPFAIIWFGLLLTIPESPSWFVFQHRDEDAKRTLRKLMPEDEIESHVDEVRESIHKSTEDHSIKSQLREIFGKPMRLTFVIAMTIAVAQQSTGINAVLFYAQTIFKQLGIGSDAAFVQAIWVGLTSIVFTVMGLLLVDKLGRRPLIIWGMVWIIASLGICSYAFHNARYVVNEQTIAAMEAAETQDASMNGTERTALNDVDRLNALAGVEHTSDIEFKQAIRGALGKEAANKHMGTLLDASIKINAKLVLFGILSFIAAFHFSVGPVMWVLFSEIFPVSVRGIAIPFFTIVTSLTSWLVQFFFPRQLESMGMTAVFLFYAGTVFVGLVILFFTLIETKNMSIEEIQVAMRPKN from the coding sequence ATGAAATCATATAAGACGAACGCATTGATTTACTCGACGATCGTCGCCATGGGAGGCTTCCTTTTCGGATTGGACGCGGCTCTGATTTCGGGAACGATTGACTACATCACCGCTGAGTTCTCGCTGACGCCCGAGCAACTGGGAACCGCTGTCAGTGCGCCCGCTTTGGGAGTGTTGGTCGCATTGCCATTCGCTGGCTACATCTGCAACCAATTCGGCCGTAAGAAAGCGATTCTATTGATCGCGGTGCTCTACCTGATCTCTGCGATTTGTTCGGCGCTCGCCCCCACTTATTGGACTCTCGTTGCGGCCCGCTTCCTGGGCGGTTTGGCGTTCAGTTCGATCTCGTTGGCATCGATGTATATCGGCGAAATTGCACCGCCCAAACTGCGTGGCAAGTTGGTTTCGATGACCCAAATCAATATCGTGATTGGGTTGTCGGGGGCCTATTTCGTGAACTATCTGATCAATCATTGGGCAACTTCCGGTGCACCGTGGGTGGTCAACATGGGGCTCGACACCAGCACCTGGCGGTGGATGTTGGGGTCGGAAGTACCGTTCGCCATCATCTGGTTCGGGTTGTTACTGACCATCCCGGAAAGCCCTTCTTGGTTTGTGTTCCAGCACCGTGATGAAGATGCCAAGCGAACACTTCGCAAACTGATGCCGGAAGACGAAATCGAATCCCATGTAGACGAGGTGCGTGAAAGCATCCACAAGAGTACCGAAGACCATTCCATCAAGTCTCAACTGCGGGAAATCTTTGGCAAGCCGATGCGGTTGACGTTTGTGATCGCGATGACGATTGCGGTTGCACAACAATCCACTGGTATCAACGCGGTGCTGTTCTATGCCCAAACCATCTTCAAGCAACTCGGTATCGGCTCCGACGCGGCCTTCGTGCAAGCCATCTGGGTCGGGCTGACCAGTATCGTGTTCACTGTCATGGGGTTGTTGCTGGTTGATAAACTTGGCCGTCGACCGCTGATTATCTGGGGGATGGTTTGGATCATTGCCAGCCTGGGCATTTGTTCGTATGCGTTCCACAACGCCCGCTACGTCGTCAACGAACAAACGATTGCCGCAATGGAGGCAGCGGAAACCCAAGACGCCTCCATGAATGGGACCGAACGCACCGCTCTAAATGACGTCGATCGACTGAACGCTTTGGCTGGCGTCGAACACACCAGCGACATCGAATTCAAGCAGGCCATCCGTGGTGCCTTAGGCAAAGAGGCCGCCAACAAACACATGGGCACTCTTTTGGATGCCTCGATCAAGATCAATGCGAAACTGGTTTTGTTTGGCATTTTGAGCTTCATTGCCGCTTTCCACTTTTCGGTCGGGCCCGTGATGTGGGTCTTGTTCTCGGAGATTTTCCCCGTCTCGGTCCGCGGCATCGCCATCCCGTTTTTCACGATCGTCACCAGCCTGACCAGTTGGCTGGTGCAGTTTTTCTTCCCTCGGCAACTCGAAAGCATGGGGATGACGGCTGTCTTCCTTTTCTATGCCGGAACGGTGTTCGTCGGACTGGTGATTCTGTTCTTCACACTGATCGAAACCAAGAACATGAGCATCGAAGAAATCCAAGTCGCGATGCGTCCCAAGAACTGA
- a CDS encoding family 16 glycosylhydrolase: MMNVPKTYLIAAIAALLPASAEIALSDSPANSIKVATGLHPASDPSNVAGWVLRDDISDEFEGDKIDSSKWFVEGENGDYYIWKGRAPSQFAPHNVIVEDGKLKIRSQWEPDFEFAKDEGHEGNTYRTHEGKDFPVTTGGVVSRKRFLNGYMEVKSKPGNSAMTAAFWAIGYESELDIYEQMGNPNDGDDIKADSTKMSVHDWQPPAQRPTRKFGYKKKLPYRVADDFHVFGCEWGEDYLKCFIDGELVYETTQEAEGQNWVLTNPLEIWLDSEIFVWLGLPSKEELPTDFEVEYMRVWQKPQANLLDRAFFGFEGPILFQQNPRPLDLVPESSKGNDYQKFWRIDELAAKHFSIVRHEKFASGTRSLKFTTSGELSSDAVSVEGPGGSVELGAGDYELSVKIWVDPNSTLQSVRLSLADPLVSLPTIDLTACAKGEWVTVKQSFTLDQPTADPCRLTIAIDRDDVPAGNNLLYIDDIVITHSEI, encoded by the coding sequence ATGATGAATGTTCCGAAAACGTATTTGATTGCCGCAATCGCCGCTTTGCTGCCCGCATCTGCTGAGATCGCGTTGAGTGATTCGCCTGCCAACTCGATAAAAGTAGCAACCGGTTTGCACCCCGCGTCGGATCCGTCCAACGTTGCTGGTTGGGTCCTGCGGGACGATATCAGCGACGAGTTTGAAGGTGACAAGATTGACTCGTCTAAGTGGTTTGTCGAAGGTGAGAATGGCGACTACTACATTTGGAAAGGCCGAGCTCCCTCTCAGTTCGCACCGCACAACGTGATTGTCGAAGACGGGAAGCTAAAGATCCGATCCCAATGGGAACCCGACTTTGAATTCGCAAAAGATGAAGGCCACGAAGGGAACACCTACCGCACCCACGAAGGAAAAGACTTTCCGGTCACAACCGGCGGCGTCGTCAGTCGTAAGCGGTTCTTAAACGGCTACATGGAAGTCAAGTCCAAGCCGGGGAATTCAGCGATGACTGCGGCGTTTTGGGCCATCGGCTATGAATCGGAACTCGACATCTACGAACAGATGGGCAATCCCAACGATGGCGATGACATCAAAGCCGATAGCACCAAGATGAGCGTGCATGACTGGCAACCGCCCGCCCAACGTCCGACCCGGAAGTTTGGATATAAAAAGAAACTTCCCTACCGCGTTGCGGACGACTTTCACGTTTTCGGCTGCGAGTGGGGCGAGGACTATCTGAAGTGCTTCATCGATGGCGAGCTTGTTTACGAGACCACCCAAGAAGCGGAAGGCCAAAACTGGGTGTTAACCAACCCGCTGGAAATCTGGCTGGACTCGGAGATCTTCGTGTGGCTCGGCTTGCCATCGAAAGAGGAGCTGCCCACGGACTTTGAAGTTGAATACATGCGAGTGTGGCAGAAGCCTCAAGCAAACCTGCTTGATCGCGCCTTCTTCGGCTTCGAAGGGCCGATCTTGTTTCAGCAGAACCCGCGTCCCTTGGATCTGGTTCCAGAAAGTTCAAAAGGAAACGACTACCAAAAATTCTGGCGAATCGATGAACTCGCGGCAAAGCACTTTTCTATTGTTCGGCACGAGAAATTTGCCTCCGGAACGCGCAGTCTGAAGTTCACCACCAGCGGTGAACTCTCATCTGACGCTGTTTCAGTCGAAGGCCCCGGCGGTTCGGTCGAATTGGGTGCGGGCGATTACGAGTTGAGCGTCAAGATTTGGGTTGATCCAAACAGCACCCTGCAAAGCGTTCGTTTATCACTGGCCGATCCATTGGTTTCGCTACCAACAATCGATTTGACCGCATGTGCGAAAGGAGAGTGGGTGACCGTGAAGCAGTCGTTCACTCTCGATCAGCCTACGGCGGACCCATGTCGATTAACGATTGCGATCGACCGCGACGACGTTCCGGCAGGAAACAACCTTCTATATATCGACGACATTGTGATCACCCATTCCGAAATTTAG
- a CDS encoding kappa-carrageenase, whose amino-acid sequence MKHLFTYFALVALLLVLSNASLFAADLQPVGNLFDQSPGDWEFVADQSDEFNDVQVDAQKWNINTEDWGTWSWEPENIFQKDGSLHLQMVQDDHQRGNTKLAYTSGIARQYSTAVYGYFEARVKGCDLFPGASPAFWLHSKGPENRYEARDGETVAYSEIDIIELQQSEYNKETKQHNGADIIDCNLHAVLIRNGQRQWIRPGTHPETNKNEYHAPFDPREDFHVYGVENSKDFVVWYIDGKEVARKPNLYWHLPMHVTLSLGLRHPFEAYKNGQRVAVLEKTTQEGFPTEMLVDYVRVWRNNDVVAEAPAVKKQSQGSGTKTRPNMVNKAGGKATGNGMSQDQFVAMEKAKWEKNGWPWNQEKVESNFAEMDADNDGVASGIERQQWFAKKQASLK is encoded by the coding sequence ATGAAACACCTCTTCACGTACTTTGCCCTAGTGGCACTTTTGCTTGTTCTGTCGAACGCGTCGTTGTTCGCTGCGGATCTCCAGCCGGTTGGGAACCTATTCGACCAAAGTCCCGGCGATTGGGAGTTTGTGGCTGATCAGTCGGATGAATTCAATGACGTTCAGGTCGATGCCCAAAAATGGAATATCAACACCGAAGACTGGGGTACTTGGAGCTGGGAACCTGAAAACATTTTTCAAAAAGATGGTTCACTCCACCTGCAAATGGTGCAAGACGATCACCAACGCGGTAACACCAAGCTCGCTTATACGTCCGGAATCGCCCGGCAGTATTCGACAGCCGTTTATGGGTACTTCGAAGCACGTGTGAAAGGGTGCGACTTGTTCCCTGGTGCATCCCCCGCATTCTGGTTGCACAGCAAGGGACCTGAGAATCGTTACGAGGCTCGCGATGGTGAAACCGTTGCCTATTCGGAGATCGACATCATCGAATTACAACAGAGCGAATACAACAAAGAAACTAAGCAGCACAACGGTGCCGATATCATCGACTGCAACCTGCACGCGGTGTTGATCCGCAACGGCCAACGTCAATGGATTCGCCCCGGGACCCACCCGGAAACCAACAAGAACGAATACCACGCTCCATTTGATCCTCGCGAAGACTTCCATGTCTACGGCGTAGAAAACAGTAAGGACTTCGTCGTCTGGTACATCGACGGCAAAGAGGTGGCTCGTAAGCCAAACCTGTACTGGCATCTTCCCATGCACGTGACCTTGTCGCTGGGACTTCGCCATCCTTTTGAGGCTTACAAAAACGGGCAACGTGTGGCTGTTCTTGAAAAGACGACCCAAGAGGGTTTTCCAACCGAGATGCTAGTGGATTACGTACGTGTTTGGCGAAACAACGACGTCGTCGCAGAAGCTCCCGCCGTCAAAAAGCAATCTCAAGGATCGGGTACCAAGACAAGACCTAACATGGTCAACAAGGCTGGTGGAAAGGCGACCGGCAACGGGATGAGCCAAGATCAGTTCGTCGCCATGGAAAAAGCCAAGTGGGAAAAGAATGGCTGGCCTTGGAACCAAGAGAAAGTGGAATCCAACTTTGCGGAAATGGATGCCGACAACGACGGCGTTGCTTCGGGAATCGAACGCCAACAATGGTTTGCCAAAAAGCAGGCCTCGCTGAAGTAA